A stretch of the Filimonas lacunae genome encodes the following:
- a CDS encoding GNAT family N-acetyltransferase, with translation MLRQLHTDDLPALLKYVNNPHITDNIVNFPYPYLEYHAVHRLSYVYQGFVKKSHYVFAMIFRDAEPEELVGEVSLHLNGTGSVAEIGYWIGEPFWGQGITTEAVEAVIRFGFEKLALASIFAECHVDNKGSERVLVRNHMVKQEDKNSVAKYIIHNPAKA, from the coding sequence ATGTTAAGGCAATTGCACACAGACGATTTGCCTGCCTTGTTGAAGTATGTCAACAACCCCCACATAACCGACAATATTGTCAACTTTCCTTATCCTTACCTGGAGTATCATGCAGTGCATAGGTTAAGCTATGTGTACCAGGGTTTTGTAAAAAAGAGTCACTATGTTTTTGCCATGATATTCCGGGACGCAGAACCGGAAGAACTGGTAGGGGAAGTGAGTCTTCACCTGAACGGTACTGGCAGTGTTGCGGAAATAGGTTACTGGATAGGAGAGCCTTTTTGGGGGCAGGGTATCACCACTGAAGCGGTGGAAGCAGTGATACGTTTTGGGTTTGAAAAGTTGGCACTTGCTTCCATTTTTGCAGAGTGTCATGTGGATAATAAAGGTTCTGAACGGGTATTGGTACGTAATCACATGGTGAAGCAGGAAGATAAAAACAGCGTGGCTAAATATATTATCCATAACCCGGCAAAGGCGTAA
- a CDS encoding oligosaccharide flippase family protein → MQKKLFKNISANILQQIANQLFSLVIFYVLSRQLSKPGFGQLNGCLALLLICFSILSFGLDQLTVKKIAAGESPSTIVSLYMIHILGMGALFYSLLAMIWLLFPAQPLLPVIFLLSLGKFQSFIATPYKQVTAGREQFSTLAGMSIVSNVVKGIALVIAQALHSIQLHTVIVLFILGDTAELLCTLYLYHRHSIQSIRFVPDKKAYSLLLREALPQLGIVICTAILSRFDWLLLGIAVSDTQLAEYSFAYKVYEIITLPLLAIAPLLIPRFVQHYQQQRKDLSGIYAILRLEMLIASFLIVITNMLWTPLVDLVTAGKYGAVNSNTILILTFCTPLLYVSNVLWTSGFAQHRLQGLLAVIAITCAVNIAGNCLLIPLLQKEGAALACLLSLLVQTVLYFRQDRQIRFARVSYAIVCHPLCALTSIILVRLTPLAFIPALAAAIILYILLASLCGLRTKKEFSLVSHFLTADT, encoded by the coding sequence ATGCAAAAAAAACTGTTCAAAAACATTTCAGCCAATATCCTGCAACAAATAGCTAATCAGCTGTTTAGCCTGGTGATATTCTATGTTTTGTCCAGGCAGTTAAGCAAACCCGGTTTTGGGCAGCTCAATGGCTGCCTGGCATTGCTGTTGATATGTTTCAGCATTCTCTCTTTCGGGCTAGACCAGCTTACAGTGAAAAAAATAGCTGCTGGCGAATCACCCTCTACTATAGTATCTCTTTATATGATACATATACTGGGTATGGGCGCACTTTTCTATAGCCTGCTGGCGATGATATGGCTGCTGTTTCCCGCACAGCCTTTGCTGCCGGTTATTTTCCTCCTTAGCCTGGGTAAGTTTCAATCATTTATAGCTACTCCTTATAAACAAGTAACTGCAGGACGCGAGCAGTTTTCAACACTGGCAGGCATGTCTATTGTATCCAACGTGGTAAAAGGCATTGCACTGGTAATAGCACAAGCCTTGCACAGCATTCAGCTGCACACCGTAATAGTATTGTTTATCCTGGGCGATACGGCAGAACTATTATGCACCCTATATCTATATCATCGCCATAGCATACAATCCATCCGGTTTGTTCCTGATAAAAAAGCCTATAGCCTTCTGCTACGCGAAGCCCTGCCACAATTAGGCATTGTCATCTGTACCGCTATCTTATCACGGTTCGACTGGTTATTGCTGGGGATAGCCGTATCAGATACACAATTGGCTGAATACAGCTTTGCCTATAAAGTATACGAGATTATCACGCTTCCACTGTTGGCTATTGCCCCTTTGTTAATTCCACGCTTTGTACAACACTATCAGCAGCAGCGCAAAGATCTTTCTGGTATTTATGCCATACTGCGCCTGGAAATGCTGATCGCTTCTTTCCTTATCGTTATCACCAATATGCTGTGGACGCCATTGGTAGACCTGGTAACCGCCGGCAAGTACGGCGCCGTCAACAGCAATACTATACTCATTCTCACCTTCTGTACACCTTTACTATATGTATCCAACGTTTTGTGGACAAGTGGTTTTGCGCAACATCGCCTGCAAGGCCTGCTGGCGGTAATAGCCATTACCTGTGCAGTAAATATAGCAGGCAACTGCCTGCTGATACCACTATTGCAAAAAGAAGGTGCAGCACTCGCCTGCCTGTTGTCACTACTGGTGCAAACAGTACTGTATTTCCGCCAGGATAGGCAAATACGGTTTGCGCGGGTAAGCTATGCCATCGTGTGCCACCCATTGTGTGCGCTCACCTCCATTATACTGGTGCGGCTAACCCCGCTTGCTTTTATACCGGCTTTAGCCGCAGCTATAATACTATACATACTGCTGGCAAGCCTGTGTGGATTGCGAACGAAGAAAGAGTTTTCACTAGTGTCACATTTTTTGACGGCCGATACCTGA
- a CDS encoding DUF1972 domain-containing protein, giving the protein MKLRIGILGTRGIPNNYGGFEQISAYLAKGLVQLGHHVTVYNSHKHPYSCSEWNGVQIIHCYDPEYLIGTAGQFIYDFNCIRDARKRNFDIVLFMGYTSSSVWGWMNPRNSIIISNMDGLEWKRSKYSRPVQHFLRYAEKLAVRYSHAHIADSLAIKTYLNHKYQITPTYIPYGAEILTQIDESVYDELHLVKEDYFLLIARMEPENNIEMILSGFQSSTTHKQMVVVGNTDNNYGKYLVHQFRSDKRIRFAGPVFNLAKLHALRSAACVYFHGHSVGGTNPSLLEAMASHTFIAAHNNAFNKSILEADATYFDTSEDIREIIMYNNEQHSRRQAVQNNFRKIMSKYNWEHIVNRYEHFILSCCNTTIHEQPVAHKRYATK; this is encoded by the coding sequence ATGAAGCTACGCATCGGCATTCTTGGCACAAGAGGTATACCCAATAACTATGGCGGGTTCGAACAAATATCGGCCTACCTTGCTAAAGGGCTGGTACAGCTTGGACACCACGTAACCGTATACAACTCACACAAACACCCCTACTCCTGTTCAGAATGGAACGGTGTGCAAATAATACATTGCTACGATCCCGAATACCTCATTGGCACTGCAGGCCAGTTCATTTACGACTTCAACTGCATCCGGGATGCGCGCAAACGCAATTTTGATATTGTATTATTCATGGGTTATACCAGTAGCTCGGTATGGGGCTGGATGAACCCACGCAACAGCATTATCATTTCCAACATGGATGGCCTGGAATGGAAGCGTTCTAAATATTCCCGGCCGGTACAGCATTTCCTGCGTTATGCCGAAAAGCTGGCTGTTCGTTACAGCCACGCCCATATAGCCGATTCACTGGCTATCAAAACCTACCTGAACCATAAATACCAGATCACTCCAACTTATATTCCCTATGGAGCCGAAATACTCACACAAATAGATGAAAGCGTGTACGACGAGTTACACCTGGTGAAAGAAGACTATTTTTTACTCATTGCCCGCATGGAACCGGAAAACAATATAGAAATGATTTTATCCGGTTTTCAAAGCAGCACCACCCACAAACAAATGGTGGTGGTTGGCAATACCGATAATAATTATGGTAAATACCTGGTACACCAATTCCGCAGCGATAAACGTATCCGCTTTGCAGGTCCCGTGTTTAACCTGGCCAAACTGCATGCGTTGCGTTCTGCTGCCTGCGTATACTTTCACGGGCACAGCGTAGGTGGCACCAACCCTTCCCTGCTGGAAGCAATGGCCAGCCATACTTTTATAGCAGCACACAATAACGCTTTCAACAAAAGCATACTGGAAGCAGATGCCACCTATTTTGACACGAGCGAAGATATCCGGGAAATTATCATGTACAACAATGAGCAGCACAGCAGAAGACAGGCCGTGCAAAACAATTTCCGGAAAATTATGAGCAAGTATAACTGGGAGCATATTGTTAACCGGTACGAGCATTTCATTCTATCATGTTGTAATACCACTATTCATGAACAGCCTGTTGCGCATAAACGATACGCTACCAAATAA
- a CDS encoding glycosyltransferase family 4 protein has translation MIRYLYPPMPLRIALIARSTLYRVPGGDTIQIQQTARLLNASGIKADICLTHEKITYNRYDLLHFFNITRPADILYHINKTPQRFIVSTIHIDYREYDSIYRKGLSGFILRMLPAHGSEYIKTLLRRLKGQDQWKGWQFVWKGQYKTIQEILRRAAIVLPNSYSEYTRLAKTYHLQPAYKVIPNGIDPQLFQYNPQIAKDPNLVICVARIEGIKNQLTLIQALNNTKYKLLLIGSPSPNQQEYYMRCRKAAASNIRFINNLSQQELLQFYQQASIHILPSWFETTGLSSLEAAAMGCKVIITDKGDAKEYFRSLAGYCNPQSPESMYAAIEAAAAQPYDNTLRNKILSNYIWQEATDATVDAYKEVIQSYEATHRHSWHKRYTQ, from the coding sequence ATGATACGTTACCTGTATCCCCCTATGCCTTTGCGTATAGCGCTGATAGCCCGATCCACTTTATACCGGGTACCTGGTGGCGACACTATACAAATACAACAAACTGCCCGTTTGCTCAACGCGTCCGGGATTAAAGCAGATATCTGCTTAACCCATGAAAAGATTACGTATAACCGGTACGATCTGTTACATTTTTTCAATATCACCCGGCCGGCAGATATTCTCTATCACATTAACAAAACCCCGCAACGCTTTATAGTATCTACCATCCATATCGATTACCGGGAGTATGACAGTATTTACCGCAAAGGCTTATCTGGCTTTATCCTGCGCATGCTGCCTGCACATGGTTCGGAATATATCAAAACACTGTTACGCCGTTTAAAAGGACAAGATCAATGGAAAGGCTGGCAATTTGTGTGGAAGGGGCAATACAAAACTATTCAGGAAATACTGCGCCGCGCTGCCATTGTGCTGCCCAATTCCTATTCCGAATACACACGACTTGCTAAAACCTACCACTTGCAGCCGGCATACAAAGTAATACCCAACGGTATCGACCCACAGCTATTTCAATACAACCCCCAAATTGCCAAAGACCCAAACCTGGTTATTTGTGTAGCAAGAATAGAAGGTATTAAAAACCAACTTACCCTTATACAGGCTTTAAACAATACAAAATATAAGCTGCTGCTCATTGGTTCGCCTTCGCCCAACCAGCAGGAATATTATATGCGCTGCCGCAAAGCAGCGGCCAGCAATATTCGTTTCATCAACAACCTTTCCCAACAGGAGTTACTGCAGTTTTATCAGCAGGCATCTATCCACATATTACCCAGCTGGTTCGAAACCACGGGGCTTAGTTCGCTCGAAGCGGCCGCCATGGGTTGCAAAGTCATCATCACTGATAAAGGCGATGCTAAAGAATACTTTCGCTCACTGGCCGGCTATTGTAACCCCCAATCGCCCGAAAGCATGTATGCAGCTATTGAAGCAGCAGCGGCGCAACCTTACGACAATACATTAAGAAATAAAATATTATCTAATTATATCTGGCAAGAGGCAACCGATGCCACTGTTGATGCGTATAAAGAAGTAATACAGTCTTATGAAGCTACGCATCGGCATTCTTGGCACAAGAGGTATACCCAATAA
- a CDS encoding glycosyltransferase family 2 protein, with product MHPVKVTVLMPAYNAAPYIGAAIASVLSQTMPHFELLIVNDGSTDNTTAVIQSFNDTRIRLIYQPNSGVAAALNKGLSLARGEYIARFDADDICQPNRLQQQMTYLDAHPDYVITGSDAEYISEQGEYLCYYSCHAHSNDAIKQHLHTSCPFTHSSVMYRRQAVLQCGGYPVLAMNMEDHLLWVKLSSAGKFYNFPAPLIQVRFNPASVTIDEKWRGRRFRVLKYGILQRGVITAAEGAELTGIVQKQNATASIRHGAYFALCGKKLLLNNHMPVKARSYIRKAIQSAPFRLDNYALFVISYFPEKYIQWLNKKMN from the coding sequence ATGCACCCGGTAAAAGTAACTGTATTAATGCCTGCCTATAATGCAGCACCTTATATAGGGGCAGCCATTGCTTCGGTGCTGTCCCAAACCATGCCGCATTTTGAACTATTGATAGTGAACGACGGGTCTACCGATAACACCACAGCAGTTATTCAATCTTTTAACGACACCCGCATCCGGCTTATTTACCAACCGAACAGTGGCGTAGCCGCTGCCTTAAACAAAGGCCTGTCATTAGCCCGGGGAGAATATATCGCCCGTTTTGATGCAGATGATATTTGCCAGCCCAACCGGCTACAGCAACAAATGACTTACCTGGATGCACATCCTGATTATGTGATCACCGGCAGCGATGCAGAGTACATTTCCGAACAGGGCGAGTACCTGTGCTACTACTCCTGCCATGCACATTCCAATGATGCTATTAAGCAACACCTGCATACCAGCTGCCCCTTTACACATTCCAGTGTCATGTACCGCAGGCAGGCAGTGTTACAATGTGGCGGTTACCCGGTTTTAGCCATGAATATGGAAGACCACCTGTTGTGGGTAAAACTAAGCTCAGCAGGCAAGTTTTATAATTTCCCTGCCCCACTTATCCAGGTGCGGTTTAACCCCGCATCTGTTACTATCGATGAAAAGTGGCGGGGACGGCGGTTTCGCGTGTTAAAGTATGGCATATTACAACGGGGCGTTATCACCGCTGCTGAAGGTGCAGAACTCACCGGCATAGTACAAAAGCAAAACGCCACTGCCAGCATACGGCACGGGGCTTATTTTGCCTTATGCGGCAAAAAGCTGCTGCTCAACAATCACATGCCTGTAAAAGCCAGAAGCTATATCCGCAAAGCCATTCAATCTGCCCCCTTCCGGCTCGATAACTATGCACTGTTTGTTATCAGCTATTTTCCAGAGAAATACATTCAATGGTTGAATAAAAAAATGAATTAG
- a CDS encoding BlaI/MecI/CopY family transcriptional regulator, with translation MSLFKKDTSVEVVPTKGELDVLQVLWQYGPSTVRFVHDKLNEQKEAVIYTSTLKLMQVMKEKGMLDRDESSMKHVYSAVLEEKRIKSTMLNRFVDSMYNGSPADLIVALLGNDKTSPEEIDKVKELLKKMDSK, from the coding sequence ATGAGTTTGTTTAAGAAAGATACATCTGTTGAAGTGGTGCCTACAAAAGGGGAGTTGGATGTGTTGCAGGTGTTGTGGCAGTATGGTCCTTCAACGGTTCGTTTTGTACATGATAAACTGAACGAGCAGAAAGAAGCGGTAATATATACCAGCACCTTAAAGCTGATGCAGGTGATGAAGGAAAAGGGAATGTTGGATCGTGATGAGAGTAGTATGAAGCATGTGTATAGTGCTGTGCTGGAAGAAAAGAGGATCAAAAGCACTATGTTGAACCGCTTTGTGGACTCTATGTATAACGGGTCGCCGGCTGATCTGATAGTGGCTTTGCTGGGCAATGACAAAACTTCGCCGGAAGAAATTGACAAGGTAAAGGAGTTATTGAAAAAGATGGACAGTAAATAA
- a CDS encoding O-antigen ligase family protein: MNSLLRINDTLPNKISYFLLLLFLAYLPFDRFYAELMLISFGIHTLIQVRDLRWRQLPIGVLLQLQLVFLLGVLCLLYSHYRSDGINQLGKQMAILLFPILFAITTIDISQYKEKLLKGFSLTCVFTILYLYIDAVKTIVVTGLPLSSLFSKAFINHNFSQPIDLHATYLSMYACLSFTYLLQQLLHTRQRLHQLLYLAACCLLMAGMIQLASNAVLIAAFIIINSLLLLAWPTKQKTFVRLLTSLSVTAVILAAMYATPGIRNRFFLHFKQEFATKNYEPVIPEPRAARWQSALTAIQQAPLLGYGTGSETAILKQQYYKDKLYIAYYDELNTHNQYLSLAIHFGCLGLLLFVCILSASFLTAIRRKELVFLGFLIIITITSFSENILSVNKGIFFFSFFYPLFLIPANTQKHA; encoded by the coding sequence ATGAACAGCCTGTTGCGCATAAACGATACGCTACCAAATAAAATCAGCTACTTCCTGCTGCTGCTGTTCCTGGCGTACCTGCCCTTCGACAGGTTTTACGCCGAACTCATGCTCATCAGCTTTGGCATACACACGCTTATACAGGTGCGTGACTTACGCTGGCGTCAATTGCCCATAGGCGTTCTGTTGCAGTTGCAACTGGTGTTTCTGCTGGGCGTGCTATGTCTGCTCTATTCACATTACCGGTCAGACGGCATTAACCAACTAGGCAAACAAATGGCCATATTGCTATTCCCTATTTTATTTGCCATTACCACTATCGACATCAGCCAGTATAAAGAAAAACTATTAAAAGGCTTTTCGCTCACTTGTGTGTTCACTATTCTGTACTTATATATCGATGCTGTTAAAACTATCGTGGTTACGGGCCTGCCCCTGTCTTCTCTTTTCAGTAAAGCATTTATCAATCATAATTTTTCACAACCTATCGATTTGCATGCCACCTACCTGTCCATGTACGCCTGCCTTTCTTTTACCTACCTGTTGCAGCAGTTGCTGCATACCAGGCAACGCTTACATCAGTTGCTGTACCTGGCAGCCTGTTGTCTGTTAATGGCGGGCATGATACAACTGGCATCCAACGCAGTGCTAATAGCTGCCTTTATCATTATCAACAGCCTGCTACTACTGGCATGGCCCACCAAACAAAAAACCTTTGTACGCCTGCTTACCAGTTTATCAGTAACAGCGGTAATACTGGCAGCTATGTATGCAACACCTGGCATCCGCAACCGCTTTTTCCTCCATTTTAAGCAGGAGTTCGCTACAAAAAATTACGAACCGGTAATACCTGAGCCACGCGCGGCCCGTTGGCAATCGGCCCTTACAGCTATTCAACAAGCTCCCTTGCTGGGCTATGGAACGGGTTCAGAAACCGCCATATTGAAACAACAGTATTATAAAGACAAGCTATACATTGCTTATTACGATGAGCTGAATACACACAACCAATACCTGAGTCTTGCCATTCATTTTGGCTGCCTGGGCCTGCTGTTGTTTGTATGCATATTGAGCGCTAGTTTTCTTACCGCTATCCGCCGGAAAGAGTTAGTATTCCTGGGTTTCCTGATCATCATCACCATCACGTCTTTTTCAGAAAACATACTGTCTGTAAACAAAGGGATCTTTTTCTTTAGTTTCTTCTATCCCCTATTTCTAATACCTGCCAACACACAAAAGCATGCCTGA
- a CDS encoding Imm43 family immunity protein gives MEDLFIWFNRTQLPSGYPLKEDTVLKSSYDAKSATKMPDQAWKTFNHHTMSFPPTGTHQFPEEMYLVVTKKYPAIHFDYFDYGYYVKLVSGRFLSFMEEQGVTADYYEKALLHIVDIQGHSLANQGYHALRFGKFDDQLLNWPVETRKRAAGFKDFFLYPNMQLKAPVEGKGLFVLFEFCYNNTLVFTQQVKDVILTQFISPEIYKVADFPFVFNNQYKWDVLPAMNDYKQR, from the coding sequence ATGGAAGACTTATTTATCTGGTTTAACAGAACACAATTGCCATCGGGTTATCCATTGAAAGAAGATACGGTGTTGAAGTCTTCATATGATGCAAAGAGTGCTACAAAAATGCCGGATCAGGCCTGGAAAACATTCAATCATCATACTATGTCTTTTCCGCCAACAGGCACACATCAGTTTCCGGAAGAGATGTACCTGGTGGTTACTAAAAAATATCCTGCTATACACTTTGATTATTTTGATTACGGTTATTATGTGAAGCTGGTATCCGGCCGGTTTTTGAGCTTTATGGAGGAACAGGGAGTAACTGCTGATTATTACGAAAAGGCGTTACTGCATATAGTGGATATACAAGGCCATTCTCTGGCAAACCAGGGTTACCATGCTTTGCGGTTTGGAAAATTTGATGATCAGTTGTTGAATTGGCCGGTAGAAACGCGAAAGCGTGCTGCAGGCTTTAAAGACTTTTTTCTTTACCCGAACATGCAGTTAAAAGCGCCTGTGGAAGGTAAGGGGCTTTTTGTGTTGTTTGAATTTTGTTACAACAATACACTGGTGTTTACACAACAGGTAAAGGATGTTATATTGACGCAGTTTATCAGCCCGGAAATATACAAAGTAGCAGACTTCCCTTTTGTATTCAACAACCAGTATAAGTGGGATGTATTGCCGGCAATGAATGATTATAAGCAGCGTTGA
- a CDS encoding sugar phosphate nucleotidyltransferase, whose translation MSFTISSELVILIVAGGTGTRLWPISTAKSPKQFTRLIAEKTMLQLTVQRVTDIVPFHRIFVSTAAEYVHLVKQQLPELPFENIIVEPDARDTAPAIGYASVFIRKKVPGATVVLLASDQHISPVTQFQESIQEAAFIARQGKYLVSVGIAPTYGHTGYGYMQCGATAPFSEKAFYGLAYIEKPDQKTADEFVAARQYLWNTNIFSWTVDNILDAFNTYQPQEYQVLQEIERRMDTLSINELETLYNQLTKISIDYSVLEKIQPEDSLQHIFLRAQMEWSDVGSYEELSKMLQQDDAQNRIKGAITTSETTRCLLMTEAPYELITEGITDLTVVVNSNGDILVMPANSKKKIKEIIQAKETRFAANPASQKQPVLFDCENIIVQINENKTVLMTDVKDLWIRESNHKIYVHSFKQPDIPAILQKSRHYVINNINIRIVKDYILLSNLAVDALVNEITQAIAKYQKAVIVLSAGGTPEGVYQLLINNYKHRLDWSKVVLFQMDEYLGLSDNHPLSYAFFLKKKIIEPLGIREYYLLNNDNTSYLENYEQAIRKANGIDVILHGIGHNGHIGFNEPGSAFDSKTRVVALSDSTIEANSRFFDCRSQVPVKGITLGLDIISQAKKTILIASGKGKKQAVKSAVQDSMNEAIPASILQGCSNVTYVLDEETWVDN comes from the coding sequence ATGTCATTTACTATTTCATCCGAACTCGTGATACTTATTGTAGCAGGAGGCACTGGAACAAGACTTTGGCCTATAAGCACTGCTAAAAGTCCCAAGCAATTCACGCGCCTCATTGCAGAAAAAACAATGTTACAGCTGACCGTACAACGGGTAACAGACATTGTCCCCTTTCACAGGATATTTGTATCTACAGCTGCGGAATATGTTCACCTGGTAAAGCAACAGCTGCCTGAACTTCCTTTTGAAAATATTATAGTAGAGCCCGATGCAAGAGACACTGCTCCTGCTATCGGATACGCCTCTGTCTTTATCAGGAAAAAAGTACCAGGCGCTACTGTAGTATTGCTGGCATCAGACCAGCATATCAGCCCCGTTACACAATTCCAGGAAAGCATTCAGGAAGCCGCCTTTATAGCCAGGCAAGGAAAATACCTTGTTAGTGTGGGCATAGCCCCTACCTACGGCCATACCGGCTATGGTTATATGCAATGCGGTGCAACTGCCCCCTTTTCAGAAAAAGCTTTTTATGGTCTGGCATATATTGAAAAGCCCGATCAGAAAACCGCAGATGAATTTGTAGCAGCCAGACAATACCTGTGGAATACTAATATTTTCAGCTGGACAGTTGACAATATCCTGGACGCTTTTAACACCTATCAGCCACAGGAATATCAGGTTTTGCAGGAAATAGAAAGGAGAATGGATACCCTTTCTATAAACGAGCTGGAAACGCTATACAATCAGCTCACTAAAATTTCAATTGATTATTCCGTTTTAGAGAAGATACAACCTGAAGATTCTTTACAGCACATTTTTCTCAGAGCTCAGATGGAATGGAGCGATGTGGGCAGCTACGAAGAACTGTCAAAAATGCTTCAGCAGGATGATGCTCAAAACAGAATCAAAGGCGCCATTACCACATCTGAAACCACGCGCTGCCTGCTAATGACAGAAGCCCCTTACGAGCTGATAACAGAAGGAATAACAGACCTGACGGTAGTAGTAAACAGCAACGGCGACATTCTTGTTATGCCTGCAAATTCGAAAAAGAAAATAAAAGAAATCATCCAGGCAAAAGAAACAAGATTTGCCGCCAATCCTGCATCCCAAAAACAACCTGTTCTTTTTGATTGCGAAAACATCATTGTTCAGATCAATGAAAACAAAACTGTTTTAATGACAGATGTAAAAGATCTTTGGATAAGAGAAAGCAATCACAAAATTTATGTACACTCTTTTAAGCAACCAGACATACCCGCTATTCTTCAAAAAAGCAGGCACTATGTAATCAATAATATCAACATAAGAATAGTAAAAGACTATATCTTATTAAGCAACCTCGCCGTAGATGCACTCGTCAATGAAATTACCCAGGCTATTGCTAAATATCAGAAAGCTGTAATAGTACTGTCTGCCGGGGGCACACCGGAAGGAGTATATCAGTTACTCATCAATAATTACAAACACCGGTTAGATTGGAGTAAAGTGGTTCTTTTTCAAATGGATGAATACTTAGGCTTATCAGATAACCATCCACTAAGCTATGCCTTCTTCCTGAAAAAGAAAATCATAGAACCATTAGGTATCCGGGAATATTATTTACTGAACAACGATAACACCAGCTATCTCGAAAATTATGAGCAGGCCATCAGAAAGGCAAATGGTATAGATGTTATATTGCATGGCATAGGCCACAACGGCCACATCGGCTTTAATGAACCCGGCTCCGCTTTTGATTCAAAAACAAGAGTAGTCGCATTAAGCGATAGTACCATCGAAGCCAATAGTCGCTTTTTTGACTGTCGCTCACAGGTTCCTGTAAAAGGCATTACGCTTGGACTGGATATCATTTCCCAGGCCAAAAAAACCATTCTGATTGCATCAGGAAAAGGCAAAAAACAAGCTGTAAAAAGTGCTGTTCAGGACTCTATGAATGAAGCTATTCCGGCATCTATATTACAAGGCTGTTCAAACGTCACATATGTTTTAGACGAAGAAACATGGGTAGATAATTAA
- a CDS encoding glycosyltransferase, with protein MKAVRLIFRKPFPTAYSIEYLFNQLHKEFIQTGIPVKGETLPHYSKGLLPRLKNLLSLFKHKNEIVHVTGDVHYALLGALRSKRMLTMHDVAFIGRTKGIARLIYKWLWVKIPVALAHKVVVISEEVKTDLLEHVTIKPGKLAVVTNFIDDIYQPVERKFNAEKPRILQIGTAYNKNVNRLIRALENLPVTLVIIGKHNSEIKELLLQCKIDYIWLSGLTLQEVHAEYLKADILTYVSLKEGFGMPILEAQSTGLPLVTSNCSAMPDVAGQGAVFVDPYNVDSIRSGIVTVIKDNALREKNTSLAYLNVRRYSRERVVADYMEIYKELSA; from the coding sequence ATGAAAGCAGTCAGACTCATTTTCCGAAAACCGTTTCCAACCGCCTATAGTATTGAATATTTATTCAATCAGCTACATAAAGAGTTTATACAAACAGGTATACCCGTTAAAGGGGAAACCTTACCTCATTATAGCAAAGGCCTGTTACCCAGACTAAAAAATCTTCTGTCACTATTTAAACACAAAAACGAAATTGTGCATGTAACCGGTGATGTACATTATGCCTTACTGGGTGCACTACGAAGCAAAAGAATGTTAACCATGCACGATGTTGCTTTTATAGGTCGCACCAAAGGCATTGCCCGGCTTATATACAAATGGCTATGGGTAAAAATCCCTGTGGCTCTGGCCCATAAAGTGGTAGTTATTTCTGAAGAAGTAAAAACAGATTTACTGGAACATGTTACCATTAAACCCGGCAAACTTGCGGTAGTCACCAACTTCATAGATGACATTTATCAACCTGTTGAACGAAAGTTTAATGCAGAAAAGCCCCGCATACTGCAAATAGGAACCGCTTATAATAAAAACGTAAACCGCCTTATTCGCGCGCTGGAAAACCTGCCCGTAACACTTGTAATTATAGGAAAACATAATAGTGAAATAAAAGAGCTGTTATTGCAGTGTAAAATAGACTACATCTGGCTTTCCGGACTTACCCTTCAGGAAGTACACGCCGAATATCTGAAAGCAGACATCCTCACCTATGTTTCCCTTAAAGAAGGTTTTGGAATGCCTATCCTGGAGGCCCAAAGCACAGGCCTCCCCCTGGTAACCAGCAATTGTTCAGCGATGCCCGATGTAGCAGGTCAGGGCGCAGTATTTGTTGATCCGTATAATGTTGACTCTATAAGATCCGGCATAGTTACGGTTATAAAAGACAATGCACTCCGTGAAAAAAATACTTCACTGGCCTACTTAAATGTCAGAAGATACTCCCGGGAAAGGGTGGTGGCAGACTATATGGAGATATACAAAGAATTATCAGCATAA